From Ferviditalea candida, one genomic window encodes:
- a CDS encoding DUF423 domain-containing protein, which produces MKLFVALGSINMLLSVALGAFGAHGLKSKISSEMLSVYQTGVHYHVIHALGLIFIGILSEKLAGTSLAGWAGWLMFAGIVLFSGSLYALSTSGVKALGAITPLGGVAFIVSWLLLAIAAWKSL; this is translated from the coding sequence CTGAAACTGTTTGTCGCGCTCGGAAGCATCAACATGCTGCTGTCGGTCGCTTTAGGCGCATTCGGGGCGCATGGCTTGAAGTCGAAAATTTCATCGGAAATGCTGTCGGTCTACCAGACCGGAGTCCATTATCACGTGATTCATGCGCTGGGACTGATATTTATCGGAATACTGTCTGAAAAGCTGGCCGGTACGTCTTTGGCGGGGTGGGCCGGTTGGCTGATGTTTGCCGGCATCGTGCTTTTCTCCGGCAGCCTTTATGCGCTGAGCACCAGCGGTGTGAAGGCACTGGGAGCGATCACGCCATTGGGGGGAGTCGCATTCATTGTTTCCTGGCTTCTTCTGGCTATCGCCGCCTGGAAATCCTTATAG
- a CDS encoding alkaline phosphatase PhoX: MKNGFKKQLKKQLNKNLLIPALSVALLVPAVTPAYAAASKSATIKSVEFIGTDAPTTAENMAKVYITAKAKVTFSDGSVQTYPLTYNTIMKSTTTFNGMAAGTPIDVNGKPIMDSSKGTPVPYISDGPDANALLHVNGKDSLSLLTHYEYITVDNAGKSAYGLVPASMTLSDIEQDKQTGALKATALKKVDFSSVDGLWIPCNGSLTPWNTFLSSEEYDADARAYEADNSKTFVSSFAEKYFGDAKKGNPYAYGFLPEVTVHKDNSTTVVKHYSMGRFSHELGKIAPDRKTAFFGDDGGNTMLFMYVADKAEDLSAGTLYAAKWMQKSADNGGSADLKWIKLGTATDNEIKSYIDKGIKFSDIFETADKDTEGFTKIKTYPSGKVEWLKVKPGMEKAAAFLESRRYGAMLGATSEFNKMEGVAVNSKDKKVYVAMSYMEKAMEKDSKGQDPTDDIQIKKIKAGVTYELTLKGGQKDSGNNYIDSNYVPSFMQGLIVGEDLKEADQFGNTAAVDKVANPDNLFFSEKLRTLFIGEDSGMHANNYLWAYNIETQKLSRILSLPAGAESTGLSVVDNMNGYTYILGNVQHPGDEMLLPEPLKSEVDALINKNFDNKKAGLVGYIGGLPFNDPMLKASDAAKDHSIDAAWDNHAKQLTLRKNGNTLVVKQGQSTATLNGIGRTLTMKVENVNGRIMIPESILMELLNN; this comes from the coding sequence ATGAAAAACGGCTTCAAGAAACAGCTCAAAAAACAACTGAACAAAAATCTTTTGATTCCGGCATTAAGCGTGGCGTTGCTGGTGCCGGCGGTAACACCGGCTTACGCCGCGGCAAGCAAAAGCGCAACCATCAAATCGGTGGAGTTTATCGGCACGGATGCTCCGACAACTGCAGAAAACATGGCGAAGGTGTACATTACGGCTAAAGCGAAAGTAACCTTCAGCGACGGATCGGTTCAAACTTATCCTTTAACTTACAACACGATCATGAAATCGACAACAACATTTAACGGAATGGCCGCCGGAACTCCGATTGACGTAAACGGCAAGCCGATCATGGACAGCAGTAAAGGAACCCCGGTTCCTTATATCTCTGATGGGCCGGATGCCAATGCGCTGCTGCATGTGAACGGCAAAGATTCATTGTCCCTGCTGACCCACTATGAATATATTACGGTTGACAATGCCGGAAAATCCGCATACGGATTGGTTCCCGCATCTATGACATTGTCCGATATCGAACAGGATAAACAAACCGGCGCCCTGAAAGCGACAGCTCTCAAAAAAGTCGATTTTTCGTCTGTCGACGGTCTGTGGATTCCTTGCAACGGATCTCTTACTCCTTGGAACACCTTCCTGAGCAGCGAGGAATATGATGCGGATGCCCGCGCTTATGAAGCGGACAACAGCAAAACTTTCGTTTCTTCTTTCGCGGAAAAGTATTTCGGCGACGCCAAGAAAGGCAACCCTTACGCCTATGGCTTCCTGCCGGAAGTGACTGTTCATAAAGACAATTCCACAACTGTTGTGAAGCACTACAGCATGGGCCGCTTCTCCCATGAGCTCGGCAAAATCGCTCCTGACCGCAAAACCGCATTCTTCGGCGATGACGGCGGAAACACCATGCTGTTCATGTATGTAGCCGACAAAGCCGAGGATCTGTCCGCTGGTACGCTGTATGCGGCCAAATGGATGCAAAAGAGCGCAGACAATGGCGGTTCCGCAGATCTGAAATGGATCAAGCTTGGGACTGCCACCGACAACGAAATTAAATCCTACATCGACAAAGGCATCAAATTCAGCGATATTTTCGAAACGGCAGATAAAGATACCGAAGGGTTCACCAAAATCAAAACATATCCTTCCGGCAAAGTGGAATGGCTGAAAGTGAAGCCGGGCATGGAGAAAGCCGCCGCATTCCTGGAATCCCGCCGATATGGCGCCATGCTGGGAGCAACGAGCGAATTCAACAAAATGGAAGGCGTTGCGGTCAACAGCAAGGATAAGAAAGTATATGTCGCCATGTCCTATATGGAAAAAGCAATGGAAAAAGACAGCAAAGGCCAAGATCCGACCGACGATATCCAGATCAAGAAGATCAAAGCCGGCGTAACCTACGAGTTGACGCTGAAGGGCGGACAAAAAGACAGCGGCAATAATTACATCGACAGCAACTATGTTCCTTCCTTCATGCAAGGTCTGATAGTCGGCGAAGACCTGAAAGAAGCTGATCAATTCGGAAACACAGCCGCGGTTGATAAAGTCGCCAACCCTGATAACCTGTTCTTCTCAGAAAAATTGAGAACCCTGTTCATCGGCGAAGACAGCGGCATGCATGCCAACAATTATCTCTGGGCTTACAACATCGAAACCCAAAAGCTCTCCCGTATCCTATCCTTGCCTGCAGGTGCGGAATCAACAGGCTTGAGCGTTGTTGACAACATGAACGGATACACTTACATCTTGGGCAATGTGCAGCATCCCGGGGACGAAATGCTGTTGCCAGAACCGCTGAAAAGCGAGGTCGACGCATTGATCAACAAAAACTTCGACAACAAAAAAGCCGGATTGGTCGGTTACATCGGCGGCCTGCCGTTCAACGACCCGATGCTCAAAGCCAGCGACGCGGCTAAGGATCATTCCATCGATGCAGCTTGGGATAACCATGCGAAGCAGCTGACGTTGCGCAAAAACGGCAATACGCTGGTGGTAAAACAAGGACAATCCACCGCGACGCTGAACGGAATCGGCCGCACGCTGACCATGAAAGTGGAAAACGTGAACGGACGCATCATGATTCCGGAATCCATTCTTATGGAATTGCTGAATAATTAA
- a CDS encoding winged helix-turn-helix domain-containing protein: MCLTQHEFRLLHFLMRHPNQILTREQILDELYPHDEKSVIDRTVDVHVSKLREGLFFSMRWLSGL; encoded by the coding sequence TTGTGCCTGACTCAGCACGAATTCCGGCTGCTGCATTTCTTGATGCGGCATCCGAACCAGATCTTGACGCGGGAACAAATACTCGATGAGCTGTATCCTCATGACGAAAAGTCGGTCATCGACCGCACCGTCGACGTGCATGTGAGCAAGCTGCGGGAAGGCTTGTTTTTCTCAATGCGATGGTTATCGGGGTTGTGA
- a CDS encoding class I SAM-dependent methyltransferase encodes MSEKRFDPSNLHKLDNPERRKALPPEQILGLLKLNETDIILDLGAGSGYFTIPAAQLTKGQVYALEVEKRMLEALRERVDAEGLSNVELVEGAIEEIPLQDGLADHVIASLVLHEVEPLSKGLKEIQRMLKPGGNCLCLEWEKKETPQGPPLHHRIHSDEMKQAVEQAGFTVESVTFPTDSHYILIFGK; translated from the coding sequence ATGAGTGAAAAAAGATTTGATCCGTCCAATTTGCACAAGCTGGATAACCCTGAACGAAGAAAAGCGTTGCCGCCGGAGCAAATTCTCGGCCTGCTGAAGCTGAACGAAACGGACATCATATTGGACCTTGGGGCCGGGTCGGGGTATTTCACGATTCCTGCGGCACAGTTGACGAAGGGACAGGTTTATGCCCTCGAAGTGGAGAAACGGATGCTTGAGGCGCTTCGGGAACGTGTGGATGCCGAGGGATTGAGCAACGTGGAATTGGTGGAAGGGGCCATTGAAGAAATTCCTTTGCAGGACGGCTTGGCTGACCATGTCATTGCCTCCCTTGTCCTGCATGAGGTTGAGCCTCTTTCCAAAGGGCTGAAAGAAATTCAGCGGATGCTGAAGCCGGGTGGCAACTGCCTGTGCCTGGAATGGGAAAAGAAAGAAACCCCGCAGGGACCGCCGCTCCATCACCGGATCCATTCCGATGAGATGAAACAGGCGGTGGAGCAGGCGGGATTCACTGTGGAGAGCGTTACCTTTCCGACGGATTCGCATTACATTTTGATATTCGGCAAATAG
- a CDS encoding ArsR/SmtB family transcription factor: MEELQQFKADFFKALAHPLRIRILELLAEGDKNVNELQALLGSEGSAVSQQLAVLRNQNVVYGTKDGNKVKYSLRDPMVIELLAIAREIFNNHLINAISMLDRLKDDGDGAEKIPNQ; encoded by the coding sequence ATGGAAGAACTTCAACAATTTAAAGCCGATTTCTTCAAAGCTCTGGCTCATCCGCTGCGCATCAGAATATTGGAATTGCTGGCGGAGGGAGACAAGAACGTAAACGAGCTTCAAGCTTTGCTGGGCTCTGAAGGTTCCGCGGTTTCCCAGCAGCTGGCGGTTCTGAGAAATCAGAATGTCGTGTACGGCACCAAAGACGGCAATAAGGTCAAATATTCACTGCGCGATCCGATGGTTATAGAACTGCTGGCTATTGCCAGAGAAATCTTCAATAATCATCTGATCAATGCGATATCGATGCTGGACCGCTTGAAGGATGACGGCGACGGAGCGGAAAAAATTCCAAACCAATAA
- a CDS encoding cytochrome c biogenesis CcdA family protein — protein sequence MENITVWVAFTAGLLSFLSPCVFPLIPAYVSHLTGTMVRDNRIDANKRLLMIRSVSFILGFSVVFMIMGASASIIGQLFAEKRDLIEKIAGLLIIVFGLQMAGILKLKFLMYEKKWDESKIRGKGAWTSLLLGLAFGAGWTPCVGLALSSILLLAGSSETMLSGVFMLFVYSMGMGLPFLLISWLITYSLSVVKRVNKWIPALSVINGWIMIGMGLLLFSGQLQRISAWLTQFGYTF from the coding sequence ATGGAAAATATCACGGTTTGGGTCGCTTTTACCGCAGGCTTGCTGTCATTTTTGTCCCCCTGCGTGTTTCCGTTAATTCCCGCGTACGTTTCCCATCTGACGGGAACGATGGTAAGGGATAACCGGATTGACGCCAATAAGCGTCTGCTGATGATCCGGTCGGTCAGCTTTATTCTCGGCTTTAGCGTCGTCTTCATGATCATGGGGGCGTCGGCCAGCATCATTGGCCAGCTGTTCGCTGAAAAGCGCGATCTGATCGAAAAAATCGCCGGCCTGCTGATTATCGTATTCGGACTGCAGATGGCGGGAATCCTGAAGCTGAAATTTTTGATGTACGAGAAAAAATGGGACGAAAGCAAAATTCGCGGCAAGGGGGCATGGACCTCCTTGCTGCTGGGGCTTGCCTTCGGCGCCGGCTGGACGCCCTGTGTGGGATTGGCGCTTTCGTCGATTTTGCTGCTGGCGGGATCATCGGAAACGATGCTGTCCGGCGTTTTCATGCTGTTCGTCTATTCGATGGGCATGGGACTTCCGTTCCTGCTCATCTCCTGGCTCATTACATATTCGCTGTCGGTGGTCAAAAGGGTCAACAAATGGATTCCGGCGCTGTCCGTCATCAACGGTTGGATCATGATCGGGATGGGGCTTTTGCTGTTTTCGGGACAATTGCAAAGGATCAGCGCCTGGCTGACGCAGTTCGGCTATACATTTTGA
- the yhbH gene encoding sporulation protein YhbH: MSEPLFIVSKDDWSLHRKGYQDQSRHQEKVREAVKQNLPDLISEENIIMSSGKHIVKIPIRSLDEYRFRYNFQKSKHVGQGDGDSQVGDVLGTDAEEGAKGQDGGAGDQAGVDYYETEISLEELESMLFEELELPNLQEKDKQQMESKDIRFNDIRKKGIMSNIDKKRTILENLKRNARDGHPEIEGITPDDLRFKTWEEIVLPHSNALIIAMMDTSGSMGAFEKYIARSFFFWMTRFLRKKYDQVEILFIAHHTEAKEVTEEEFFHKGESGGTICSSAYQKALEIIDHRYPPNNYNIYPFHFSDGDNLTSDNERCVRLIDQLLQRCNMFGYGEVNQYNRTSTLMSAYRHITHPQFYHSIIHEKKEVYKALKSFFGKEKVG, from the coding sequence TTGAGCGAACCGTTGTTTATCGTTTCGAAAGATGATTGGTCTTTGCATCGCAAAGGTTACCAGGACCAAAGCCGGCATCAGGAAAAAGTGCGCGAAGCCGTCAAGCAGAACCTGCCGGACCTGATTTCCGAGGAAAACATTATCATGTCAAGCGGCAAACACATCGTCAAGATCCCCATCCGCAGTTTGGACGAATACCGTTTCAGATACAATTTTCAAAAAAGCAAGCATGTAGGCCAGGGTGATGGGGACAGCCAAGTCGGCGACGTGCTGGGAACGGATGCGGAGGAAGGGGCTAAAGGACAGGATGGCGGGGCCGGAGATCAAGCCGGAGTCGACTATTATGAAACGGAAATCAGTCTGGAGGAATTGGAATCGATGCTGTTTGAGGAATTGGAACTGCCCAATCTTCAGGAAAAAGACAAACAGCAGATGGAGTCCAAGGATATCCGCTTCAACGATATCCGCAAAAAGGGCATCATGTCCAATATCGACAAAAAACGGACGATTCTGGAGAATTTAAAGCGCAACGCGAGGGATGGCCATCCGGAAATCGAGGGAATCACCCCCGATGATCTTCGCTTCAAAACCTGGGAGGAAATCGTCCTGCCCCATTCGAACGCCTTGATTATTGCCATGATGGATACCTCAGGATCGATGGGCGCCTTCGAAAAATACATTGCCCGCAGCTTTTTCTTTTGGATGACCCGGTTTTTGCGAAAAAAATACGATCAGGTGGAAATTCTTTTCATCGCCCATCATACCGAAGCCAAGGAAGTAACGGAGGAGGAATTTTTCCACAAGGGGGAAAGCGGAGGAACCATCTGCTCGTCGGCCTACCAAAAAGCATTGGAAATCATCGACCATCGCTATCCTCCGAACAATTACAACATCTACCCCTTCCACTTCTCCGACGGAGACAACCTGACCTCGGACAACGAGCGATGCGTCCGCCTGATCGATCAGCTTCTGCAGCGCTGCAATATGTTCGGCTATGGGGAAGTCAACCAATACAACCGGACCAGCACGCTGATGTCCGCTTACCGGCATATTACGCATCCGCAGTTTTATCACAGCATTATCCACGAGAAAAAGGAAGTCTATAAAGCGCTGAAAAGCTTCTTCGGCAAGGAAAAGGTGGGATGA
- a CDS encoding sensor histidine kinase — translation MIWLTGVSVKDFACYLVNQNGLVGREKTGLFNSTMEVYLLQASIITVAVAAVIHYFFARRLVRPLRSLAFSARQMTEGRYPPPIPVSSRDEVGQLTVDFNRLTAALQRGEKTRKQLLSDISHEIRTPLSNINGYLEDLSQGVVQGDPELYQSLYEESMRLTRLVEQLHELAVWGAKGLNKSALQEIQIKPLVQSMFQAFELEMRSKHIRCETELDEGTIPGHEDGIKQVLNNLLGNAIQYDTGGLIRITGKWATGEYQISVTNTGQPIPQDQAEHTFERFYRLDPSRQRATGGSGLGLAIVKEIVRRHGGEVALVSQGNRHTFRISLPLQGEASELEESRKPASRSEDLL, via the coding sequence GTGATTTGGCTGACCGGGGTGTCTGTCAAGGATTTTGCCTGCTATCTGGTCAATCAAAACGGTTTGGTCGGTCGGGAAAAGACCGGTTTGTTCAACAGTACGATGGAAGTCTATCTTCTACAGGCGAGCATCATTACGGTGGCGGTAGCTGCCGTTATCCACTACTTCTTTGCCCGCCGGCTCGTCCGGCCGCTGCGGAGCCTTGCCTTTTCCGCCAGACAGATGACGGAGGGCAGGTATCCGCCTCCGATTCCGGTTTCATCCCGCGATGAGGTGGGACAATTGACTGTGGATTTTAACCGGCTGACCGCCGCTTTGCAGCGGGGGGAGAAAACCCGCAAGCAGTTGCTTAGCGATATTTCGCATGAGATTCGGACGCCGCTCAGCAATATCAACGGTTATTTGGAGGATTTGAGTCAGGGTGTGGTTCAAGGTGATCCGGAGCTGTATCAATCCCTTTATGAAGAATCGATGCGGTTGACCCGGCTTGTGGAGCAGCTTCATGAATTGGCGGTCTGGGGAGCCAAGGGGCTGAATAAATCCGCATTGCAGGAAATCCAAATCAAACCGCTGGTTCAGTCGATGTTTCAAGCGTTTGAGCTGGAAATGAGATCCAAGCATATACGCTGTGAAACGGAATTGGATGAGGGCACGATTCCCGGGCATGAGGACGGCATCAAACAGGTGCTGAACAATCTGCTCGGCAATGCGATTCAATACGATACCGGCGGTTTGATCCGGATCACCGGCAAATGGGCTACGGGGGAGTACCAAATCTCGGTGACCAATACCGGTCAGCCGATTCCGCAGGATCAGGCGGAGCATACCTTTGAACGCTTCTACCGGCTTGACCCTTCCAGGCAGCGGGCGACCGGCGGCTCGGGTCTGGGATTGGCGATTGTGAAGGAAATTGTGCGCCGGCACGGGGGAGAGGTTGCGCTTGTCTCGCAAGGGAACCGGCACACCTTCCGGATCTCGCTGCCTTTGCAGGGGGAAGCATCAGAGCTTGAAGAAAGCCGAAAGCCGGCATCAAGATCGGAGGATTTGCTTTGA
- a CDS encoding SpoVR family protein translates to MSRDEIKELECSIDEIKEIASGFGLDFYPMRFEICPADIIYTFGAYGMPTRFSHWSFGKAFHRMKTQYDLGLSKIYELVINSDPCYAFLLDGNSLIQNKLIVAHVLAHNDFFKNNARFMNTNRNMVESMAASAERIREYEMKYGRLEVERFIDAALAIQEHIDPSLVKTFTRHLDDLEVEQNTRQGTGKNTPMRVTDYDDLWVLDKPAEKAINEPERHRFPPEPQKDLMWFIQEHSRKLKDWQRDIMTVLRDEMLYFWPQMETKIMNEGWASYWHIRILREMDLTPEETIEFAKLNASVVQPSQYSLNPYYLGLKIYEDIEKRWDNPTEEEMTRFHRKPGEGRAKIFEVREFELDTSFLRNYLNKQLMEELDLYVFQKQGAEWKITDKSWENVRDELVYSRVNGGFPYLLVEDGDYLHNGELYIRHAYEGVELDLKYLERSLPYVQQLWGKTVHLETVIEGKPVVFAFDGKQHSRKFL, encoded by the coding sequence ATGAGTCGGGATGAGATCAAAGAACTGGAGTGTTCCATCGACGAGATTAAGGAAATTGCCAGCGGATTCGGATTGGATTTTTACCCGATGCGCTTCGAAATCTGTCCGGCCGATATCATTTATACCTTCGGCGCATACGGTATGCCGACCCGCTTCAGCCATTGGAGCTTCGGCAAGGCGTTCCACCGGATGAAAACCCAGTATGACCTTGGACTCAGCAAGATTTATGAGCTAGTCATCAATTCGGATCCCTGCTATGCCTTTCTGCTGGACGGCAACTCGCTGATCCAGAACAAGCTGATTGTCGCGCATGTGCTGGCTCACAACGATTTTTTCAAAAATAACGCGCGATTCATGAACACCAACCGGAATATGGTGGAGAGCATGGCTGCGTCCGCCGAGCGCATTCGCGAATATGAAATGAAATACGGAAGATTGGAGGTCGAACGGTTCATCGATGCCGCCCTGGCCATTCAAGAGCACATCGATCCCAGCCTCGTCAAAACATTCACACGGCACCTGGACGATCTTGAGGTGGAGCAGAACACAAGACAGGGGACCGGCAAGAATACGCCCATGCGTGTGACGGATTATGACGATCTGTGGGTGCTCGACAAACCGGCGGAAAAGGCAATAAATGAACCGGAACGGCACCGATTCCCACCTGAACCGCAAAAGGATCTGATGTGGTTCATTCAGGAGCATTCCCGCAAGCTCAAGGACTGGCAGCGCGATATCATGACCGTGCTGCGTGACGAAATGCTTTATTTCTGGCCGCAGATGGAGACGAAAATCATGAACGAAGGCTGGGCTTCCTACTGGCACATCCGGATTCTCAGGGAGATGGATCTCACACCCGAGGAGACCATCGAATTCGCCAAGTTGAACGCCTCCGTCGTGCAGCCGTCGCAATACAGCCTGAATCCTTATTATCTGGGGCTGAAGATTTATGAGGACATCGAAAAACGCTGGGATAACCCGACGGAAGAAGAGATGACGCGATTTCACCGCAAGCCGGGGGAGGGGCGCGCCAAGATCTTTGAAGTCCGCGAGTTTGAACTGGATACGTCCTTCCTTCGCAACTACTTGAACAAACAGCTGATGGAGGAGCTCGATCTCTATGTTTTTCAGAAGCAGGGCGCGGAATGGAAGATCACGGACAAATCGTGGGAGAACGTCAGAGACGAATTGGTTTACTCCAGGGTCAACGGAGGCTTCCCCTATCTGCTTGTGGAGGATGGCGATTACCTGCACAACGGGGAGCTGTATATCCGGCACGCTTACGAGGGAGTCGAGTTGGATCTGAAATATCTCGAAAGAAGCTTGCCTTACGTGCAGCAACTGTGGGGAAAAACAGTGCATCTGGAGACGGTGATCGAAGGCAAACCTGTCGTGTTTGCCTTTGACGGCAAGCAGCATTCCCGAAAATTTCTTTGA
- a CDS encoding peroxiredoxin family protein: protein MKKNKMMNAVAIVFLLGLVLWGVYDYAQKGKDQAAGDSVLQNKEVGLNAGNIAPNFKLSKLDGEAVSLSDLKGKKVILNFWATWCPPCQMEMPHMEKIYKEYEKQGVVVLGVNLTFTEQDPAKVPVFVQDYGLSFPIALDKKGEVSDLYAVVGYPTTYIIDSRGVISKRYQGAINYDIMRSALAGIQ, encoded by the coding sequence GTGAAAAAGAATAAAATGATGAATGCGGTCGCGATTGTCTTTTTGCTCGGCCTGGTCCTTTGGGGAGTCTACGATTATGCGCAAAAAGGCAAGGATCAGGCGGCAGGCGACTCGGTTTTGCAGAACAAGGAAGTCGGTCTGAATGCTGGAAATATCGCGCCGAATTTCAAATTATCCAAGCTCGACGGAGAAGCCGTGAGCCTTTCCGATCTGAAAGGAAAAAAAGTGATTTTGAATTTCTGGGCCACCTGGTGTCCACCCTGCCAGATGGAAATGCCGCACATGGAAAAAATTTATAAGGAGTATGAAAAACAGGGGGTAGTCGTGCTCGGAGTCAATTTGACGTTCACGGAACAAGATCCCGCCAAGGTGCCCGTCTTCGTCCAGGATTACGGCTTGTCCTTCCCGATCGCGCTCGATAAGAAAGGCGAGGTGTCCGATCTGTACGCGGTTGTCGGCTACCCGACAACCTACATCATCGATTCCCGGGGCGTTATCAGCAAACGCTACCAGGGCGCCATCAATTATGATATTATGCGTAGCGCTCTGGCGGGAATCCAATAA